The Terriglobus tenax genome contains a region encoding:
- a CDS encoding TetR/AcrR family transcriptional regulator: MPTSLRERQKEQTRLEMVRSAYDLFVRDGYDEVSMDAISEAAGVSRATLFNYFPRKELILPEIARLRVERLKEFARQRTDERPATVEEVLAFILQIAREHERIAKGHRRLMMQVWFQQATHGYLLERRAEAVEALGSMIERMPRRKKLFPARVAAEMVFAVVMATALEWMMNEKHPVNWLSLAMEQRLSVAFAGVA, translated from the coding sequence ATGCCTACCTCACTTCGCGAACGGCAGAAGGAACAAACCCGACTGGAGATGGTGCGCTCGGCGTATGACCTGTTTGTGCGGGATGGATATGACGAGGTCTCGATGGACGCCATCAGCGAGGCGGCAGGCGTCTCTCGCGCGACCTTGTTCAACTACTTCCCGCGCAAGGAACTGATCCTTCCCGAGATTGCGCGGTTGCGCGTGGAGCGGCTGAAAGAGTTTGCGCGGCAGCGGACCGATGAGCGGCCGGCGACGGTGGAAGAGGTGCTTGCGTTCATCCTGCAGATTGCGCGGGAGCACGAACGGATTGCGAAGGGGCATCGCAGGCTGATGATGCAGGTGTGGTTTCAGCAGGCGACGCATGGCTACCTGCTGGAGCGCAGGGCGGAAGCTGTCGAGGCACTGGGCAGCATGATCGAGCGGATGCCCCGCCGGAAGAAGCTGTTCCCGGCACGGGTCGCCGCGGAGATGGTTTTTGCGGTTGTGATGGCGACGGCGCTTGAGTGGATGATGAACGAAAAGCATCCGGTGAACTGGCTTTCATTGGCAATGGAACAGCGGCTGAGTGTGGCGTTTGCGGGGGTGGCATGA
- a CDS encoding YncE family protein translates to MRLYQIAAGAALLSFASLSPAQSYKIVDHWKVGGTGGWDYLLSDDAAHRLYIAHNARVEVIDTSTGKPVGAITGLKSTHGVALNPDGKTGYASDGAGNAIIVFDRATLAVKETVPAGTNPDGIAYEPVTNTVWAFNGRSKDVSVLDAATNKVVATIALPGKPEFPQVDGKGNVFVNIEDKNSIVRLDAREKKMTATWSLTGCESPSGMTIDHAKKRLFSVCDGNKMSVLDYSTGKLLGLASIGDSPDAAGFDPKTGYAFSSNGGDGTLSVIDTGKPGFPKIQSLATARGAKTMAFDSATGKIFLGAAKYAPAAAPTAATPKPRPTVLPDSFEVIVVSR, encoded by the coding sequence ATGCGCCTGTACCAGATCGCGGCTGGAGCCGCCCTTCTTTCCTTCGCTTCCCTCTCTCCCGCACAGAGCTACAAGATCGTGGACCACTGGAAGGTGGGTGGCACGGGTGGCTGGGATTATCTGCTCAGCGACGATGCCGCGCATCGCCTGTACATTGCCCACAACGCGCGGGTTGAGGTGATCGACACCTCCACCGGCAAGCCGGTCGGCGCAATCACCGGCCTGAAGAGCACGCATGGTGTTGCCCTGAACCCCGATGGCAAAACCGGTTATGCCAGTGACGGAGCAGGCAACGCCATCATCGTCTTTGACCGCGCTACGCTTGCCGTCAAAGAGACCGTACCCGCTGGCACAAATCCCGACGGCATCGCCTACGAACCTGTTACCAACACGGTGTGGGCCTTCAATGGCCGCAGTAAGGATGTGTCCGTACTGGACGCCGCGACCAACAAAGTCGTTGCAACCATCGCTCTGCCCGGCAAACCGGAGTTCCCGCAGGTGGATGGCAAGGGCAATGTCTTCGTGAATATTGAAGACAAGAACTCCATCGTCAGGCTGGACGCGCGGGAGAAGAAGATGACAGCAACATGGTCGCTGACTGGCTGCGAGTCTCCTTCCGGCATGACGATTGATCACGCGAAGAAGCGTCTCTTCTCCGTCTGTGATGGCAACAAGATGTCCGTGCTGGATTACTCCACTGGAAAGCTGCTGGGCCTGGCCTCGATCGGCGACTCGCCCGATGCCGCGGGCTTCGATCCGAAGACCGGTTATGCCTTCTCCTCCAATGGAGGCGATGGCACACTCAGCGTGATTGACACCGGCAAGCCCGGCTTCCCGAAGATCCAATCTCTCGCAACCGCACGTGGCGCAAAGACAATGGCTTTCGATTCCGCCACTGGAAAGATCTTCCTTGGAGCAGCGAAGTACGCCCCGGCTGCTGCTCCCACCGCCGCGACACCGAAGCCGCGCCCGACCGTTCTGCCGGACAGCTTCGAAGTCATCGTCGTCAGCCGATAA
- a CDS encoding TonB-dependent receptor: MAFIRTRFQWLMGLLAVVALVSSTVLGQSNYGSIRGIVKDPQGAVIANSTVVLTDEATKIERQTVSNAAGEYSFSAVSPGVYTVRISSDGFSAAQNKGVRVEAGNTLTLDVALALGSSSQTVEVSAVEPLVDNGTSYGGQTIDSQKLTTLPNPGRNPFLFSKLDNSVTPVGDPRFVRFQDQSGSSTISIAGGPLSSNNYSVDGIPITDSTNRAVIIPSVESVEEVKIQSNTYDAEVGRTSGGMFNTTLKSGTSTLHGVLNGQTRQTNWGANLFFNNRTPLTDPITKAVLSPTTPRGAAEFYSYAGSLGGPIPLPRWLGGKDKTFFQITEEGYRQRSPYVSGNLFIVPTVKQRSGDFSEIGTVTGGVCVTGRCIYDPTSATRTPFEGNVIPTSRINTIGRNIINTYPTPNTSVTAYGANNFNGGDTLGDRADEFIGKLTHSFGSRWLADLYYMHYGSKEPGGNPLQNFAGSSGSYLLYRKVDAVGIQNTITLNPTTILTVGFGFNRFPNDTQDISAGYNQANLGFPSNYLGALSKTGFPAITGDAGMASEGTSNSGPAVFFSRNFVTGIAKSLGKHNIKAGYVFRVVSVTFTSLSNTSGAFTFDSTLTNSGGSTASSTGAAAASLLLGYPTTGTLVIPARLGFTTGYNSVYLQDDWRITSKLTVNAGIRYEHERGIHERDNKLAVGFDRAAQYSVGGVAAQGGVMFANQNGYGTTSGTTPNKISPRLGMAYQVDSKTVVRGGYGVFYQPIVYSNTAAYAPGYVVTNSIASQSGVPSISLSNPFPNLQTVASGNSQGLATSVGSTLTLIDQYRKAPFYQSFSASLERELPYGFAVKVGYIGGHGRNQQNTMNINQLPDQYYSLGSTVLNANQPFKYAGVGAWNSATRAYHQSLRPFAQYQGITMTVGNGATNYNALALKVQKRFNQGLTILTSFTWASNWDSIWSQTSTLNSGNTGPQDTYNPKAEYARSINDIPKRLTIAGTYELPFGRGKWIGGNVNKIVDLAIGGWKFNDVMIVQDGSPLAITQTNNLSPYGNTTQRPNRIASGCKSGRPQDRLNQYFDPSAWTALNAPSAGAAASSYYGNSTRTVDCYGPGYLNSDISLFKTFSIGEKVKAEFRAEALNAFNTPQFATPNRTIGGGSSTGQISGTLGFPRLVALGGRIQF; encoded by the coding sequence GTGGCTTTTATCCGTACCCGATTTCAATGGCTGATGGGGCTGTTGGCGGTGGTAGCACTGGTTAGTTCCACCGTCCTAGGTCAATCCAACTACGGTTCGATTCGTGGCATTGTCAAAGATCCTCAGGGCGCAGTGATTGCGAACTCGACGGTGGTCCTGACAGACGAAGCAACCAAAATCGAACGCCAGACTGTTTCGAATGCGGCTGGCGAATACTCATTCAGTGCAGTTTCTCCAGGCGTTTATACGGTTCGCATTTCCAGCGATGGTTTTTCGGCCGCACAAAACAAGGGTGTTCGTGTTGAAGCCGGCAACACTCTGACTCTCGACGTTGCTCTTGCACTCGGATCCTCTTCGCAGACGGTCGAGGTGAGTGCAGTCGAGCCGCTGGTCGATAACGGTACTTCCTATGGCGGTCAGACGATTGATTCGCAGAAGCTGACTACTCTGCCGAACCCGGGCCGTAACCCCTTCCTGTTCTCCAAGCTTGATAACTCGGTGACGCCGGTTGGCGATCCCCGCTTCGTCCGTTTCCAGGACCAGTCCGGTTCTTCGACGATCTCCATTGCCGGCGGCCCGCTCAGCTCGAACAACTACTCTGTTGACGGTATTCCGATCACGGATTCGACCAACCGCGCTGTGATTATTCCGTCGGTTGAGTCGGTGGAAGAAGTCAAGATCCAGTCCAACACCTATGACGCTGAAGTGGGCCGCACCTCGGGTGGTATGTTCAACACCACGCTGAAGTCCGGCACTTCCACACTCCATGGTGTTCTGAACGGCCAGACGCGCCAGACCAACTGGGGCGCCAACCTGTTCTTCAACAACCGTACTCCTCTTACTGATCCGATCACCAAGGCTGTGCTCTCTCCGACGACGCCTCGTGGCGCGGCGGAGTTTTACAGCTATGCCGGTTCACTTGGCGGACCGATTCCGCTGCCTCGCTGGCTTGGCGGGAAGGACAAGACCTTCTTCCAGATCACCGAAGAAGGCTATCGTCAGCGCTCTCCGTATGTTTCGGGAAACCTGTTTATTGTTCCAACAGTCAAGCAGCGTTCGGGCGACTTCTCTGAAATTGGAACGGTAACGGGCGGCGTCTGCGTTACGGGCCGCTGCATTTATGATCCGACGTCTGCAACACGCACTCCGTTTGAAGGGAACGTGATTCCGACGAGCCGGATCAATACCATTGGTCGCAATATCATCAACACTTATCCGACCCCGAATACCTCGGTCACTGCGTACGGCGCGAACAACTTCAACGGTGGCGATACGCTGGGCGATCGCGCGGATGAGTTCATCGGCAAGTTGACCCACTCGTTTGGCAGCCGCTGGCTGGCAGACCTCTACTACATGCACTATGGTTCGAAGGAACCGGGTGGCAATCCGCTGCAGAACTTCGCGGGTAGCTCGGGTTCTTACCTGCTGTACCGTAAGGTCGATGCGGTAGGTATCCAGAACACGATTACGCTGAACCCGACCACGATCCTGACGGTTGGCTTCGGTTTCAACCGCTTCCCGAACGACACCCAGGACATTTCGGCTGGCTACAACCAGGCGAATCTCGGCTTCCCCTCGAACTACCTGGGCGCCCTGTCTAAGACTGGTTTCCCGGCGATCACGGGTGATGCGGGCATGGCGAGCGAAGGAACCTCGAACTCCGGTCCGGCGGTCTTCTTCTCGCGTAACTTCGTAACGGGCATTGCCAAGAGCCTTGGCAAGCACAACATCAAGGCTGGCTATGTCTTCCGCGTGGTCAGTGTCACGTTCACCTCGCTGAGCAACACCAGCGGCGCCTTTACCTTTGACAGCACGTTGACCAACTCCGGCGGTTCCACTGCATCCTCGACGGGCGCAGCCGCAGCCAGCCTTTTGCTGGGCTACCCAACCACCGGTACGCTGGTGATCCCGGCCCGCCTGGGCTTCACCACCGGCTACAACTCGGTTTATCTGCAGGACGACTGGCGTATCACGTCGAAGCTGACCGTGAATGCTGGTATCCGTTATGAGCACGAGCGTGGCATCCACGAGCGTGACAACAAGCTGGCGGTAGGTTTTGACCGTGCAGCCCAGTACTCTGTTGGTGGAGTTGCTGCTCAGGGTGGCGTTATGTTCGCCAATCAGAACGGCTACGGAACGACGAGCGGAACCACTCCGAATAAAATTTCGCCTCGTCTCGGCATGGCCTACCAGGTCGACTCGAAGACGGTTGTTCGCGGTGGCTACGGTGTGTTCTATCAGCCGATCGTTTACTCCAACACGGCAGCGTATGCTCCGGGTTATGTTGTGACCAACTCGATTGCATCGCAGTCCGGTGTCCCATCCATCAGCCTCAGCAATCCGTTCCCGAACCTGCAGACGGTTGCAAGTGGCAACTCGCAGGGGTTGGCTACCAGCGTAGGCAGCACGCTTACGCTGATTGACCAATACCGCAAGGCGCCGTTCTATCAATCCTTCTCGGCCAGCCTGGAGCGCGAGCTTCCGTATGGTTTTGCTGTCAAGGTGGGCTACATCGGCGGTCATGGACGTAATCAGCAGAACACCATGAACATTAACCAGCTGCCTGACCAGTATTATTCGCTGGGCAGCACAGTACTGAATGCAAATCAGCCCTTCAAATATGCTGGCGTAGGCGCCTGGAATTCGGCCACCCGTGCCTATCATCAGAGTCTGCGTCCGTTCGCCCAGTATCAGGGCATCACGATGACGGTGGGCAATGGTGCAACTAACTACAACGCTCTTGCGCTGAAGGTGCAGAAGCGCTTCAACCAGGGGCTGACGATCCTGACCTCGTTCACCTGGGCTTCGAACTGGGATAGCATCTGGAGCCAGACCAGCACACTCAACTCGGGCAATACCGGTCCGCAGGATACCTACAATCCGAAGGCAGAGTACGCCCGTTCGATCAATGACATCCCCAAGCGCCTGACGATTGCCGGTACCTACGAGCTGCCGTTCGGTCGTGGCAAGTGGATCGGTGGCAACGTCAACAAGATCGTTGACTTGGCAATTGGTGGATGGAAGTTCAATGACGTGATGATCGTGCAGGACGGTTCTCCTCTGGCCATTACTCAGACGAACAACCTATCTCCATATGGCAACACAACGCAGCGTCCGAACCGTATCGCCAGTGGTTGCAAATCGGGCCGTCCTCAGGACCGTCTCAATCAGTACTTTGATCCGAGCGCCTGGACTGCTCTGAATGCACCTTCTGCCGGTGCGGCTGCCTCCAGCTACTACGGCAACTCCACTCGTACGGTGGACTGCTACGGTCCTGGTTACCTGAACTCCGATATATCTCTCTTCAAGACCTTCAGCATTGGAGAGAAGGTAAAGGCTGAGTTCCGTGCGGAGGCTCTGAACGCCTTCAACACGCCGCAGTTTGCTACCCCGAACCGCACCATCGGCGGCGGTTCTTCCACCGGCCAGATCTCGGGTACGCTTGGCTTCCCGCGCCTGGTAGCTCTCGGTGGTCGAATCCAATTCTGA
- a CDS encoding pyridoxal phosphate-dependent aminotransferase produces MSSRVSRRSFLCSVGAAAASIPVLTESHFAWAAQQTGTAPAKQPSQMEMMKKMMESMPKDAVFINANENPLGPCDGARAAIAQVAAKGGRYDFLEMFNLMDVFARQNGIETDYVAVYGGSSEPLHYSVLKYTGPDKPLVTANPTYEAAQRAAAISGAKTITKELTSTYAHDVKALAAAAPNAGVIYLCNPNNPTGTITAREEILWLLDNKPKDTMLLVDEAYIHLSDAKSVVDQVNTRKDIIILRTFSKIYGMAGIRAGLAVAHPDVLKKLTDCGENPMAITGSIAARVSLEDKDLVPTRKKYIGEARTETLAFLKQNGYKVIGDSQSNCFMVDTGRNGRQVMGAMAQKKVIIGRTWPIWPNVVRISVGTKEDMAKFRTAFKEVMDTPAKASLEQMQRIAVPVHFS; encoded by the coding sequence ATGTCCTCTCGCGTTTCCCGCCGTTCCTTCCTTTGTAGTGTGGGTGCTGCCGCCGCCAGCATCCCGGTCCTTACCGAATCGCACTTCGCCTGGGCTGCACAGCAAACCGGTACAGCACCCGCCAAGCAGCCATCGCAGATGGAAATGATGAAGAAGATGATGGAGTCCATGCCGAAGGACGCCGTGTTCATCAATGCGAACGAAAACCCTCTCGGCCCTTGCGATGGCGCACGTGCAGCCATCGCACAGGTTGCAGCCAAGGGCGGACGCTACGACTTCCTGGAAATGTTCAACCTGATGGATGTCTTCGCCAGGCAGAACGGTATTGAGACCGACTACGTTGCCGTCTATGGCGGATCGAGCGAGCCGCTGCACTACTCTGTGTTGAAGTACACCGGCCCCGACAAGCCGCTGGTCACCGCCAACCCGACCTATGAAGCCGCACAGCGCGCCGCCGCCATCTCCGGCGCGAAGACCATTACCAAAGAACTGACCAGCACCTACGCGCACGATGTAAAGGCGCTTGCCGCAGCGGCTCCCAACGCAGGCGTTATCTATCTCTGCAATCCGAACAACCCCACCGGCACCATCACCGCGCGCGAAGAGATCCTGTGGCTGCTCGACAACAAACCCAAGGACACCATGCTGCTGGTGGACGAAGCCTACATCCATCTCTCCGATGCCAAGTCAGTGGTCGACCAGGTGAACACGCGCAAGGACATCATCATCCTGCGGACCTTTTCGAAGATCTACGGCATGGCCGGCATCCGTGCCGGGCTCGCCGTGGCACACCCTGACGTACTGAAGAAGCTGACCGACTGCGGCGAAAATCCCATGGCCATCACCGGTTCCATCGCAGCACGCGTCTCGCTCGAGGACAAGGACCTTGTCCCCACTCGTAAGAAGTACATCGGTGAAGCCCGCACGGAGACCCTCGCCTTCCTGAAGCAGAACGGCTATAAGGTCATCGGCGACTCGCAGTCCAACTGCTTCATGGTCGACACCGGTCGCAACGGACGCCAGGTAATGGGCGCCATGGCGCAGAAGAAGGTCATCATCGGCCGCACCTGGCCCATCTGGCCGAATGTCGTTCGCATCTCGGTCGGTACCAAGGAGGACATGGCCAAGTTCCGCACTGCCTTCAAGGAGGTAATGGACACTCCGGCCAAGGCATCGCTGGAACAGATGCAGCGCATCGCTGTTCCGGTGCACTTCTCCTAA
- a CDS encoding ABC transporter permease, whose product MKDLFYGLWPICRKEFTHIRRDQTTLFFTLAVPLMQLFILGLAVDTNVRQIATVVLDESHTQQSRQFIDKLSASDSFHVVGYVDSAARLDSAIRAGEAKAGVRIPYDYARRLQDGSTATVLVLVDGSDSSVAGQATNASSGVAMQLSLAQLLGNSPMPVEVRPSVLYNPSTRSANFFIPGLIAVLLQMMVILMVALSLVRERERGTLEQLTMTPVAPLGLMVGKMIPYGVMAFAELCVILTVMRVVFQVPVHGNVLTLLLLSVPFLLTVLGIGLIISTKAQTQAEAFQLAMATILPSVFLSGYIFLIENMPPFFAALSKVIPTTYYIRIVRGIVLRGAGMGDLWVNGVILLVMGCGTTGFAAWLFVRQRHT is encoded by the coding sequence ATGAAGGACCTGTTCTATGGACTGTGGCCTATCTGCCGCAAAGAGTTCACGCACATTCGCCGCGACCAGACGACGTTGTTCTTCACGCTGGCTGTGCCGCTGATGCAGTTGTTCATCCTGGGCCTGGCGGTGGATACGAATGTGCGTCAGATTGCGACGGTTGTCTTGGATGAATCGCACACACAGCAGAGCCGCCAGTTTATCGACAAGCTGTCTGCTTCGGACTCGTTTCACGTTGTGGGGTATGTAGACTCCGCGGCCAGGCTGGACAGCGCCATACGTGCGGGCGAGGCCAAGGCCGGTGTGCGAATTCCGTATGACTACGCGCGGCGCCTGCAGGATGGCAGCACGGCCACGGTGCTGGTGCTGGTGGATGGTTCGGACTCGTCCGTCGCAGGGCAGGCGACGAATGCTTCCAGCGGCGTGGCGATGCAATTATCGCTGGCGCAGTTGCTGGGCAATTCTCCCATGCCGGTGGAGGTGCGGCCCTCGGTGCTCTACAACCCCAGCACGCGGTCAGCCAACTTCTTTATCCCCGGTCTGATTGCGGTGTTGCTGCAGATGATGGTGATCCTGATGGTGGCGCTGAGCCTGGTGCGCGAACGCGAGCGCGGAACGCTGGAGCAGTTGACCATGACGCCGGTGGCTCCGCTGGGCCTGATGGTTGGCAAGATGATTCCGTATGGCGTGATGGCCTTCGCGGAGTTGTGCGTGATTCTGACGGTGATGCGGGTTGTCTTCCAGGTGCCGGTGCATGGCAATGTGCTGACGTTGCTACTGCTGTCGGTCCCGTTCCTGCTGACGGTGCTCGGGATCGGGCTGATCATCTCGACCAAGGCACAGACGCAGGCTGAGGCCTTTCAGCTTGCGATGGCGACGATTCTGCCGTCGGTCTTTCTCTCTGGCTACATCTTCCTGATTGAGAACATGCCGCCGTTTTTTGCGGCGCTCAGCAAGGTGATTCCCACGACGTATTACATCCGCATTGTGCGCGGTATTGTGCTGCGCGGCGCGGGGATGGGAGACCTGTGGGTGAATGGCGTGATTCTGCTGGTGATGGGCTGCGGAACGACCGGCTTTGCCGCATGGTTGTTTGTGCGCCAGCGACACACGTAG
- a CDS encoding ABC transporter ATP-binding protein, whose amino-acid sequence MTPVITADGLTIRFGSFTAVENVSFEVGKGELFGFLGPNGSGKTTIIKALCGLLTPTEGTGTILGMDIRRHAAEIRQHVGYMSQKFGLYEDLTVAENLLFYAGVYGIKGTQAEQRTKEILALTGLEPYLQRRVGALSGGWKQRLSLGCAIIHSPQVVFLDEPTAGIDPVARRSLWDLFFQLSGQGVTFFVTTHYMDEAERCGRVGYIYLSKLAAIGTIEELQQLPAANPAGTVRVQIESPDASTVLARLRAMTGVREATIFGRSIHALVEQNHLEAIRQQLSGATVEPIIPSLEDVFVTLTYEIMKERR is encoded by the coding sequence ATGACGCCGGTGATTACGGCCGATGGGCTGACGATCCGCTTCGGCAGCTTTACCGCCGTGGAGAATGTTAGCTTCGAGGTCGGCAAGGGGGAGCTCTTCGGGTTTCTGGGACCGAACGGTTCCGGGAAGACAACGATCATCAAGGCGCTGTGCGGCCTGCTGACGCCGACCGAAGGCACAGGCACGATTCTTGGGATGGATATCCGCAGGCATGCGGCGGAGATTCGCCAGCATGTCGGCTACATGTCACAGAAGTTCGGCCTGTATGAAGACCTGACGGTTGCCGAGAATCTTCTGTTTTATGCCGGGGTGTATGGCATCAAGGGAACGCAGGCGGAGCAGCGCACGAAAGAGATTCTTGCGCTGACGGGGTTGGAGCCGTATCTGCAGCGTCGCGTCGGTGCGCTTTCCGGTGGATGGAAGCAGCGGCTCTCCCTGGGCTGCGCGATCATTCATTCGCCGCAGGTGGTCTTTCTGGATGAGCCGACGGCGGGCATTGATCCGGTGGCGCGGCGGTCATTGTGGGACTTGTTCTTCCAACTCTCAGGGCAGGGTGTGACCTTCTTTGTGACGACGCACTACATGGATGAGGCAGAGCGCTGCGGCCGTGTGGGCTATATCTACCTGTCGAAGCTGGCGGCAATTGGAACGATTGAAGAGCTGCAGCAGTTGCCCGCGGCGAACCCGGCGGGAACGGTGCGTGTACAGATTGAGTCGCCCGATGCCTCGACCGTGCTGGCGCGGTTGCGTGCGATGACCGGCGTGCGCGAGGCGACGATCTTTGGCCGTTCGATTCACGCCCTGGTCGAGCAGAATCACCTGGAAGCGATCCGGCAGCAGTTGAGCGGAGCCACGGTGGAGCCGATTATTCCGTCGCTGGAGGATGTCTTCGTCACGCTGACCTACGAGATTATGAAGGAGCGGCGATGA
- a CDS encoding HlyD family secretion protein: MKRNAVMAGGVVVLAVAGAVAYWLLREPKTLVYSGTVETREIEVGSKVGGRVTEVGVEEGQVVKAGAMLVRFEADELKAQLAQAQASVAQAEADLAKMEHGNRPEEIAQAEATARAQQAAYEAAKNGPRTQELAQAQADYDAAQADAVNAEATFKRMAMLVRGETISRQQYDDSLAKRDGMAQKAESARQRLKLLQAGTRTEDLDAARQRYLQARAAADLAQRGFRKEDIQAARGVLAQARAHVEELQARLREAELAAPADGLIETVSVRSGDLVPAGRIVLTMLESSQLWVRIYIPETEMAKVKLGQQATVTVDSFGSRTFAGHLAQVNASSEFLPRNVQTRDDRQHQVFGAKVMIDNPDGVLKSGMAATVHLP; encoded by the coding sequence ATGAAACGGAACGCAGTCATGGCGGGCGGTGTGGTGGTGCTGGCGGTGGCAGGCGCAGTGGCGTACTGGTTGCTGCGTGAGCCGAAGACGCTGGTCTACTCCGGCACGGTGGAGACACGCGAGATCGAAGTGGGATCGAAGGTGGGTGGGCGTGTGACCGAGGTCGGCGTGGAGGAAGGCCAGGTGGTGAAAGCCGGTGCCATGCTGGTGCGGTTTGAAGCCGATGAGCTGAAGGCACAGCTTGCGCAGGCGCAGGCGTCGGTAGCCCAGGCAGAGGCTGACCTAGCCAAGATGGAGCACGGCAACCGTCCGGAAGAGATTGCGCAGGCAGAGGCGACGGCTCGTGCGCAACAGGCAGCATATGAGGCGGCAAAGAACGGGCCTCGCACGCAGGAACTGGCGCAGGCGCAGGCCGATTATGACGCGGCGCAGGCCGATGCCGTGAATGCGGAGGCGACCTTCAAGCGCATGGCCATGCTGGTGCGCGGTGAGACAATATCGCGGCAGCAGTATGACGACTCCCTGGCCAAGAGGGATGGAATGGCGCAGAAGGCGGAGTCTGCACGGCAGCGGTTGAAGCTGCTGCAGGCAGGTACACGCACGGAAGACCTGGACGCGGCGCGGCAGAGGTACCTGCAGGCCAGGGCTGCGGCTGACCTGGCGCAGCGTGGCTTCCGCAAGGAAGATATTCAGGCGGCGCGGGGTGTGCTGGCTCAGGCCAGGGCCCACGTGGAGGAGCTGCAGGCTCGCCTGCGCGAGGCTGAGCTGGCCGCGCCCGCCGATGGGTTGATTGAGACGGTGAGCGTCCGCAGTGGCGACCTTGTGCCTGCCGGACGCATCGTGTTGACGATGCTCGAAAGCTCACAGCTTTGGGTGAGGATCTACATCCCGGAGACGGAGATGGCGAAGGTGAAGCTGGGGCAGCAGGCAACAGTCACGGTGGACTCCTTCGGGAGCAGGACCTTTGCCGGGCACCTGGCGCAGGTGAATGCATCATCTGAATTTTTGCCGCGCAATGTGCAGACACGCGACGATCGTCAGCATCAGGTTTTTGGCGCGAAGGTGATGATCGATAACCCGGACGGCGTGTTGAAGTCCGGCATGGCGGCGACGGTGCATCTGCCATGA